The Stigmatella ashevillena genomic sequence CCTCCGTGTCACCGAGCCGGAAGCAGAAGGGAGGCCCCTCCTCAGCGGCCGAGAGGGGCAGCGATGCAATGTCCGCACGTGCGCGCTCCTCTTCCCGCAGCAACTGGCGGCGCACGTAGCCCCGCTCGCCACCGCGGGAGAGCAGGACATCACGAGGGCCTACACCCGGATGGAACAGCGGCGCGCCCGGTCCTGGCCGTACGAGCAGCTCGAGTTCGAGCGACACGTCAGGAAGCAGGCGCAGGCGGACGACGGTGGACAGCTCCGGCTGGAGCTCACGCCCTTTCAACGTCTGCGGAACCACCAGGGGAAGGCGCGTTTCGAGGCGGGCCAAACGCTCCAGCAACTGCTCGTGACTCTCGGGAGGAAACCGGTCGCCATGCTTCTCCAGCACGCTCCAGAGCTGCCGTGCCTCTTCATTCACGTCGATGAGCAGGCATCGGCCCCGTTGCTCTTCGACGGTGAACAGGGGCTCGCCAGGAGAGGCCGTGCGCAGCAGCGCACTCAGCAGCTTCGGGTTGAACCGCTCCCCTTCAATGGAAGGCTCCAGGCGGATGTGGTCCTCCGCGGCAAGTGCCGTGAAGCCCAGTTGCACGCGCCTCACCTCGAGGGGTGTTTCCGGGCTTAGTTCGAGCGCTACTCGGGGATGACCGGCCAGCGAGAGGAAGGCCCGGGAAGGAAACGTCCCTGCCGCGCGGGACGCAGGAGCCCAGGAGACGAGGTGTTCGGCGATGCGCAGGTCCTTCTCGGCGAGCCATTCGCGATGATCCTCGAGCAACCGCGCCGCCGTCATCCGCGCGCCGGAACTCAACGTGCCCCGGCGGGTCTGCTTCTTCACGAGGGGCGACACGGTCAACATGCCGAGTTCATGCTCGATGAGCCACCACACCTCGATCGTGGCGCGGGGCTTCGCCGCCTCTGCCTCGAACAGCTCGAGTTCCTTCAGGGCACGCGCCCACGCTGGACGCAGAAGCTCCTCGGCGAGCCGTCTTGCCTCTTCGCTCCGGACGGTGTCCGCCAGCAGATCGAGGACCGTGTCGATGAGCGCGAGCGCGTGGACGCAGCCCTTTGGCCGAACCGAGCAACTGCACTCCACCCGGCCCGCTCCCCCACTGGGGAACGTCAACCGGGCCGAGACCCCCACCGTTCCATAATCCGGTCCCCCTCGAACGACCCGTTCCCGTTCCTTCCACGTGAGCGCGCAGGCGGCCACATCGAAGCTCCAGGACTCCAAGGAGCGCCGCTCACGGGACCGCGGTGACACATGGGGCCGAAGCGTGCGGCGAACCTCCAGCAGACGGCTCCACAGCGGCGCCAGCAACGCGTCCCCGTGCTGCTCCCGCCGCGCGGCCTCCTCGGTGAGCGCCCGCCGCACTGAGCCCTCCTCCTCCCGCAGGGAGGCCCACGCCGCCTCGGTGAGCGCCGTTTCCAGCCCCTTGCCCCGCGCGCCGACATGACGGAGCGCCCCCTCTCTCGAACCGACATCCCGGAGGGCAAGACCGCCCAGGACATGGCGAAGCCCGTTGCGCTGCGCCTCGTTGATGGCCAGGTCCTGGATGAGAACGACCGCGGAGACCGCGAGCATGTGCCGGACGTGGTGCTCCTCCGCCCATCGCTCCAGCGCGTCTCGCGTCGCGAACGGCCCTTCGGGCGACTCCGCCACGGCGGCACCTTGCTGTGCGAGAAAGGAAAGGCCGAGGGCGACGGCGTGCTTGCACACCACTTGCCTCACCGGGCACGTGCAGTTGGACACGAGCGTTCCGCTGAGGGCGCTCACCCGGACCCGGTACTCCGACGTTCCCACCACGAGACCCTCGAGCGCATCTTTCTCGAGGATGCAGGAGAGGACTCGCCCCTCCCGCCAGTACGCCTCACCGCGGGCAAAGGCGCCTCCCGCGGCCGTGCGAAGAGTCTCGGAGGTGAGCAGCGTGGGTAACGACATGGGCCGGTGACTCTAACCGCACCGCATGGCGCGGGAGGGCGTTCTGAGCACCGCGGACAGCGCCTGCCCGTCCGCAGGGGAGCCCTCCCCCCGTGCTGAAACTTCACACGCCGTCACACGACACGGTACAGGACGCGCCTTTGGGGGCGCACGCGCCACAGAGCGGGTTGCAAAAGAAGACCTCCCCACCTTCCCAGCAAATCCTGGAGAGACTGAACCTGCCGTCAGAAGCCCAGGGTCCGGATGGCCTGACGGATGGTGTCCGCGCTGTGCTTCAGCCCCTCGCGCTCGTGCTCGCTCAGGGGAAGCTCCAAGACGGCCTCGACCCCCCCCCGGTTGATGATGCTCGGCACGCTCAGGCACACATCGCGAATGCCCAGGTACCCCTCCAGGCGCGAGCTCACGGGCAGCACCCGTTGCTCGTTGTGAAGCACCGCCTCCAGGATCTGGGCCGTCGCCAGGCCAATGGCGTAATTGGTGGCGCCCTTGCCTCGGATGACATGGTAGGCGGCATTGCGCACATCATCGAAAATGCGCGCGCGATCCTGCTCGAGCAGCGGTGCCCGCCCGTGCACGGACCACTGCATGAGCGGCACTCCGCCCACCGAGGCCGAGCTCCACAAAGGGAGCTCCGAGTCACCATGCTCGCCCGCGATGAAGGCGTGCACATTCTGCACCGCCACATTCAAGTGGCGGGCCAGCAGGAAGCGAAACCGCGAGGAATCCAGCACGGTCCCACTGCCCAAGACGCGCCGGGCAGGAAGACCACTGAGTTGCTGCACCACGTACGTCAGCACATCCACGGGATTGGTCACCACGAGCAGCAAGGCATCCGGTGCCACCTTCATCAACTGGGGCACGAGCGAGCGGCACAGCGCCACATTCGCGCCCGCCAGTTCCATGCGTGTCTGTCCGGGTTTCTGCTTGGCTCCCGCCGTGATGACGACCACATCGGCCCCCGCGCAGACACCGATGTCATCCGAGCCCTCCAGGGTGGCCATGGGCACGAACTGAAGCCCGTGGTTGAGATCAAGCACTTCCGCATCCACCTTGGCACGGTTGATGTCGTAGAGAGCAAGCTGCTTCGCCACGCCTCGGATCATGGCCGCGTAGGCGATGGTGGCCCCAACCGCACCTGCTCCGATGATGGCGATCTTGCTGACTTGTTCTGGCATAGAAGGCCAAGTCAAGCACAGGACGCCATGAGTCTCCAGTCCCATCCGCTGCTCAAACCGGATGCCGGAATGAGCAGTGGATGGATGAACATGGGCTAATAATACCGCCAAGTCCCGCTGCAGGAAGAGCCCGTGAATGCATAAGGCTGGGCTCTGGCTTGAGACACTTTTCCGTCGAGGTTGCCCTCATCGCAATAGCGCAGGGAGTAGTCATCGTTGGGCGACGCGTACTCGAAGGAGCTGATGCACAACTCGCTGACGTAGCGCTTGAGGGTAATTTCAGCCCAGTCATCGGAGTGGCTGCCAGAGGGGCTGTCGTAGACGCGAATGATCGTTCCAGCATCCACCCGGAACAGCATCATCGAGCGAGCCTCATCATTGACCCAACCCGAGCCACTCGCGTTGGGCATGATCATCGCCGCGTTGTTATAGACATACCAGCCCACCTGATCTCCACCGCAGCCGTTGTTCTCCCAGAACGTGATGATCGGAGGAGAGACCAGCGGATTGATCTCTTCCTTCTGCGCCAGGGGGGCTGCTACCTCCTGGCCCGCCCCGTCCGTGGCAGGTTCGGACTCAGGACCGCACGCCGCGGCGAACAGCAGGACACTCAGCACACCGTTTCGAAGACTCATTTGACATTCTCCTCGCAATGACTGGGACGACGCGAATACCCAGACTGCCCTCTCAGGCAGCGGCCCAGAGCACACCGGAGCGCCCTGTTCGCGAGGAGCGATGTATGGGAATTCGCGCCCATCCGCGCGGTCCATGCAGCCAAGCGCTCCTCCGGTGCAGTGAACCGGCTGAGCCCGCCCGTGAGCTGTCAGGCTTCGCTTGCTTCCCAGGCGCCGGCAGCCCTCAGGATGCCTTCGTCCCGCTCCGGGAGGAGCACACGCCCGTGAGGGTCTCCACCAGTTCCTCCACGGAAGACGTGGGAAAAATGGGACACGTGAGCTTGAGGCTCACCAGCCCATGGAGCGCCCCCCACAGCACCTCGGCCAGGGGGATGACGCGAACGGTGTCCGCCACCTCACCCTGGCTTTTCAATGCTTCCACGAGCTGGACCAGCACTTGAAAAGCACGCCCTCCCGCATCCTCGGGGCTGCGGAAGATGTCGGTGGTGAACTCCGGATCGGTCATGAAGAGCAGCCGGTAGGTCTCCGGCTGCTCCAGGCCAAAGCCGACATACGCCTCGGCGAGCGCCCGGAGCCGACGCACCGCGATGGGCTCGGCGGCCGCCGGCCCCAGCCGCGCGAGCAACTCCTCGAAGCCCTGTAGGCAGAGCGCCCGGGCGATGGCATCCCGGCTCTTGAAGTGCAGGTAGATGGCCGCCGGCGAGTACTCGATGGCCTCGGCGAGCTTGCGCATCGTCAGCCCCTCGAAGCCCTCGCGCACGACCAACTCCCGCGCCACCCGGAGGATGGTGGTACGGACCTCGGTCTTCTGCCGCTCCCGGCGCTCCACAATCCCCATGTTGAGGTCTCCGCTTGACACGAGTGAACGGGCCATACTATCTGAACACCGTTCACTGAACGCTGTTTATAAGCTGAACAACCATAAGAAGGGAGACGCGTTCCATGGGAAAATGGGCACTGTGGGGAGCTTCTGGGGTGGTGGGGCAAAGCATCGCGGAGGCCCTCCGCACCCAGGGCCAGCCCTACCGGGTGGTGGGCCGCTCGCTCGGTGGGTTGAAGGCCACGTTTGGGGGCGATCCGCTGGCGGAAATGGCGACGTGGGATCCAGAAAACGAGGCGACGGTGCGCGCGGCGGCCCGAGGCATCGACACGCTCATCTACACCGTCGGGGTGCCCTATCAGGACTTTCGCCTGCACCCGTTGTTGATGAAGCGCACGCTCGACGCGGCGGTCGCCGAGGGCGTGGAACGGCTGGTGCTCATCGGCACGGTGTACCCCTATGGCCATGCCCAGACGACTCCCGTGCGAGAGGATCATCCGCGCGAGCCGCATACCTTCAAGGGGCGGATGCGCAAGGAGCAGGAGGATCTGGTGCTGGCCGCGGATGCCGCCGGCCGCATCCGAGGCACCGTCTTGCGTCTGCCGGACTTCTACGGACCGGGCGTGGACAAAAGCTTCCTGCACTCCGCCTTCCAGGCGGCGCTCCAGGGGAAGAAGGCGGACCTGGTGGGCCCCATCGACGCGCCCCATGAGTTCGTCTTCGTTCCAGACGTGGGGCCCGTGGTGCTCGCGCTCGCGAAGGAGCCGAAGGCGTATGGACGGTTCTGGAATCTGGCCGGCGCGGGAGCGGTGACCCAGCGATTCCTGGTCGAGCGCATCTTCCAAGAAGTGGGCCGCAAGCCGAACTTCCGGGTGGCCTCCAAACTGATGCTGCGCCTGATCGGACTGGGCAATCCGTTCATCCGCGAGCTGGTGGAGATGCACTACCTGCTCACGCACCCGTTGCTCATGGACGACTCGGCGCTGCGCGCCCTGCTCGGCACGGTGCACAAGACGTCCTATGAAGAAGGCATCCGCCGCACCCTGCGCGAGATGGGCCAGGGGCAGCGGGTACCGCACTCGGCGTGAGAAGGCCCTGCCCTCTCCATCGCCAGACCTTGGAACGCCCGGCTACCGGGGGATGCACCCGGAGCCAGGCGTGGAGGCCACCACCGTGGTGAGGTGTTGGAAGTAGTCGTTCCAGATCGGAAGGGTGCCCTCGGCTCCCGCATGCTCGCCAATGATATAGGTGCTGGCCTTGGGCAGGCCCACCGCCGCATAGGCGGAAATGTCCGTGGACGCATTGCCATACACGCGGACGATGTCGAGCCCCACCTCATCGAGCAGGTAGGACAGGTAATCGATCTTGTACTGCTCGGTGTCCGGCGGAATGGGCCCCCCTCCATAGGGATTGGTGTGCACATGCCCATTCAAGAGGCCTTTGTATTGGATCCACTCCCGCGTGTCCTTGGCCACCCAATAGGGCCGGCCCGTGAGGTAGACAATCTGGTAGCCCAGGGCCGCATAGCTGTTCACCACCTCCACCGCGGAAGGATAGGCCTGGGCCGTGCTGACACCGAGGTAATCGCCGACCATCTCGAAGTCATTGAGGGTCAAGGTGCCATCAATGTCGAACAGGACGGTCTTGCGGCCCGGCTCGACCACGGAGACAAAGCCACTGGCCGAGCTGAGATCGCCTTCGACGATCATCGCCACCCGGTACTCGCCCACGGGCCGGAGAATGGGCACGTGGATTTTCCCATCGGAGTCCGTGCGGTACTTGCCGACGTACTGCCAGCCCGGCATCTGGGTTCCCGTGATGTAAACGTGGACATCCTCATCCTCCAGGTCTTTGTGAAGGACGCCGCTGTAGTCGAACTTGCCCACGACCGTGGCCTGGACCCCCACGGGCACGATTTGATCGTGCACCATGTGATAGGCAGGATAGGTCCAGGACAGGAGCTGGCTTCCCGAGTGCCGGAAGCTCCGCCGCGCCGGCCCCTGGAGTGTGGGGGGATTCGCGACCGAGGCGTAGTCTGGGCATGTGGGCTGCGCGAAGGCAGCCGAGGGAACAACACACAGCATCCAGAGCATCCGCGCGAGTACTTGAGCAACAGTCCGTGTCAAGATTGCCTCCTTGGCCAAGCTCCGGCTCGAGTTTGAAGCAGACAGCCGGGAGCAGGGCGCGCCTTATACCGCACATCCCGGCAATCCATCTCTGACATGCACGAAGGGTCTCATTCCCCACCTTCCTGGGCCCGTGCGCGCACCTCCGCCGCGAACAAATCCGCTGCGGGCGTTCGCGGTGCGCCCTTGCGCCAGAGGAGCGCCGCGAGTTCAGAGCGAGGCGCGGGTGAGAGGCGCTTGACCACCAATCGCTCGGCATCCGCGAGCCTCGGCTCGGGAAGCACCGTGACGGCGAGCCCCGCCCGGACAATGGCCAGCACGGTGGCCACGGCGTTCGATTCAAGCGCGACGTGGGGCACCAACCGCATGGCGGAAAACCAGGCATCGACGCGGGCGCGCACCCTCAGACCCGATGTCAGCAAGGCGAAAGGCTCGTCCACCAGTTGCCGCGCCCCCACGGACTCGCCCCCCGCCAGAGGGTGTCCCCGCCCAACCACGAGCGCGAGCCTGCTGTCGAAGACAGGCTCGGCCTCAAGGTCCAATGAGCGCGCGGGCGCATAACCCAACCCGACATCCAGCTTGCCGTCCGCGAGCCGCCGCTCCAGTCGCCGCACGACAGCCTCCTCGGCACTCAGTGCAAGCCCGGGGTGTCTGCGCAACACAGCGGCCAGCGCTGGCACCACGACACCGCGCATGCTGGGCGGATAGCCCACGCGCAGGGCGCCCGTGGTGAGCCCCCGCAGCGCCCCCACCGCCACCATGCCCGCATTCACATCCTCCAGCGCGCGCGAGGCATAGGAGCGGAACAACTCCCCTGCCTGGGTCAGCCGCACGCCGCTGCGCGCGCGCTCGAAGAGCGGCGTTCCGAGCTCCTCTTCGAGCTGGCGGATCTGCTGCGACAGCGTGGGTTGGGAGACATGAACGCGCCGCGCCGCGCGCCCGAAGTGCAGCGTGCTGGCAACCGCGGAGAAGTAGCGGAGGTGGCGCAGTTCCATCTCCGCATCATAGATGATGCCTATCGGGTTCATGGGAACAAACGAATGTACGAATCGATGGCCTTGGGTAGATCTTCTCTCGTCACGAAGGAGACAACCCCATGAAAGCATCCGACCTGTTCGTCAAAGCGCTCGAAGCCGAGGGTGTGCGCTGCGTCTTTGGACTTCCCGGTGAAGAGAACCTGGACCTGCTCGAGTCCATGCGCGCCTCGGGCATCCGCCTCGTCGTCACGCGTCATGAGCAGGCCGCGGGTTTCATGGCCGCCACGCAAGGACGGCTGACGGGACGCGCGGGGGTGTGTCTGGCGACGCTGGGCCCTGGCGCCACCAACCTCGTCACGGCCGCGGCGTATGCTCAACTCGGTGCCATGCCCATGGTGATGATCACCGGCCAGAAGCCCATCAAGGCCAGCAAGCAGGGGCACTTCCAGATCGTCGATGTGGTGGGGATGATGCGGCCCCTGACCAAGTCGACCCGTACACTCGTCGCCGCGGAGCAGATTCCCTCCGCGGTGCGTGAGGCGTTCCGGCGTGCCGAGGAAGAGCGTCCAGGCGCGACGCACTTGGAATTGCCCGAGGACGTGGCGCGTGAATCCTCCGCCGCGGTTTCTCTCGCGCCCAGCATCCACCGCAGGCCTGTGGCCGATGAGGCCTCCATCGCTCAGGCAGTCGAGGCCATCGCCTCCGCCCGCCGCCCGCTGTTGATGATCGGCGCGGGTGCCAATCGCAAGTCGACTTGGGAGATGCTTCGCGTCTTCGTGGACCGGGTGGGAATGCCCTTCTTCAGCACCCAGATGGGCAAGGGCGTGGTGGATGAGACGCACCCTCTCTGGATGGGCACCGCGGCGCTCTCCGATGGGGACTTCGTCCACCGGGCCATCGAAGCCTCGGACTGCATCGTCAACGTCGGCCATGACGTCATCGAGAAGCCCCCCTTCGTCATGCGCGATTCCCGCCGCACGGTGGTTCACCTGAACTTCTCCTCGGCCGAGGTCGATCCTGTGTACTTCCCGCAGGTGCAAGTCACGGGAGACATCGCCAATGCGGTGTGGCGCCTCGCGGAGGGGGTCGGCCAGCGCCCGCACTGGGACTTCGCGCCCTTCGAGCGCGCCAGGGCAGAGCTCGACGCGCAGCTCGCGGGTGGCGCGGGCGATGACCGTTTTCCCCTCTACCCCGCCCGGCTCGTCGCGGAGGTACGGCGCGCGATGCCAGATGACGGCGTTGTGTGCCTGGACAACGGCATGTACAAGCTCTGGTTCGCCCGCTACTACCGCTGCCGACGGCCCAACACGCTGCTGCTCGACAACGCGCTCGCGACAATGGGCGCAGGGCTCCCGTCCGCCATCGCGGCGAAGCTGGTTCATCCCCGGCGCAAAATGCTCGCGGTGTGTGGCGATGGCGGGTTCATGATGAACTCGCAGGAATTGGAGACAGCCGTACGCCTGAAGCTCGACCTGACGGTGGCCGTCGTCCGCGATGACGGCTATGGAATGATTCGCTGGAAGCAAGGGCAGATGGGGCTGCCCGACTTCGGGATGGCGCTGGGCAATCCGGACTTCGTCCGCTACGCAGAGGCGTACGGCGCGCACGGACACCGCCCGGCGAGCGCCACGGAGTTCGGCTCCACGCTCACCCGCTGCCTGGAGTCGGGGGGCGTGCACGTCATCGACGTGCCCATCGACTATTCGGATAACGCACGTGCGCTGGGAGCTGGCAGCGAGGCCAGCGCAGCCCATGAGTCATGAGAAGGAAAGAGAAAGAGGGAAATGCCATGCTGGCTGAACGCTATCCGTATTATCTGGCCAACCGGCCGCAGCAGCCCAACGCAGCGCTGGCCGTGACAGACAAGTACACCGGCGAGACCGTGACGCATGTGGCGCTCGCGGACGCGGGCGCCGTGGAGCAGGCCATCGCCGCCGCGGCGCTCGCGGCAGGCCCGATGCGCCGGCTGGCCCCCTACGCCCGGCAGGAGGTGCTCGAGCACTGCGTCCGCCGCTTTCACGAGCGGGCCGAGGAATTCGCGCTCACCCTCTGCATCGAGGCGGGCAAGCCCCTCCGCGACGCCCGGGGCGAGGTCACCCGGCTCATCGAGACATTCAAGGCGGCGGCCAGTGAGGCCGTGAGAGGTGGAGGCGAGCTCTTGAACCTGGAGGTGTCGCCACGGACGGCCGGGTACCGGGGCTTCACCCAGCGCGTCCCCGTCGGCCCCTGCTCCTTCATCACCCCGTTCAACTTCCCGCTCAACCTGGTGGCACACAAGGTGGCACCCGCCATCGCCGCAGGGTGTCCCTTCGTGCTCAAGCCCTCGGATCGCACGCCCGTGAGCGCGCTGCTCATGGCGGAAGTGCTCGCTGAAACGGCGCTCCCCGAAGGCGCCTTCTCGGTTCTCCCGACCCGATTGGAGGATGTCGGGCCGTTCATCGAGGACGATCGGCTCAAGTTGCTCTCCTTTACCGGCTCGGAAAGGGTGGGCTGGGAACTCAAAGCACGGGCGGGCCGCAAGAAGGTGGTTCTGGAGCTGGGCGGCAACGCGGCCTGCGTGGTGGACCGCGATCAAGGGGAGCGGCTGGACTTCGTCGCGGACCGGATTGCCCATGGCGCCTTCTTCCAGGCGGGGCAGAGCTGCATCTCGGTGCAGCGCGTGCTCGCACACGAGGAACTGTATGGCGCTCTGCGCGAACGGCTCATCGCGCGGGCGCGGGCGATGCGCCCCGGAAATCCCCGGGAGGAATCCACCACCCTGGGGCCCCTCATCGACGAGCCCGCGGCGCGACGGCTGGAGGGATGGATCGAGCGGGCGGTCGGGCGCGGGGCGCGGATCCTCGCTGGAGGGAAACGCCGCGGAGCACTGCTCGAAGCCACCGTGCTGGAGGGTGTCCCCGACGACGAGCCGCTGTACGCCGAAGAGGCATTCGGTCCGGTGGTGCTCCTCCAGTCTTTCCGCGCGTTCGACGATGCACTCCGTGCGGTGAACGGCGGGCGCTATGGACTGCAAGCAGGCCTCTTCACCCGCGATCTGTCGCGGGCCATGCAGGCCTGGGACGAATTGGAGGTGGGAGGCGTTGTCGTGGGAGACGTGCCAAGCTTCCGCGTCGATACGATGCCCTACGGCGGCGTGAAGGGCTCCGGGCTGGGGCGCGAAGGTGTGAAGTACGCCATGGAGGACATGACCGAGCCACGCCTGCTCGTCCTGCGCCAGGAATGACCCAGCGTGGCTTGTCAGGTGCGCCAAGCATGCTGGCGCCCTGATTCGCGCCACCGCGTGGGCGTCACGCCCTCCCAGCCGTGAAACGCGCGCGAAAAAGAGTTCAGCTCCTCGAAGCCCAGGAGGAAAGCGACCTCTCCTGCATCGAGCTCGGTGTTGGCCAGCAGCCGGCGCGCGGTGTCCCTGCGAACGTCATCGAGCAGGCTCTGATACGTCGTTCCGAACTCTCCGAGACGGCGCTGAAGGGTGCGCTGGCTCATGCGCATCTCCTTGGCCAGCTTCCCGACGCTGGGACGCTCACCGCACATACGGCGGCTCAGAATCGCCCTCGCATCGTCGGCCACCGAGCGCGACGTCAGATGCTCACTCAACTGGGCTTCCAGCCCCGGCAACATCACCGCGAGCAGGTCGGCATTGTGTGTCACGAAGGGACGCGCAAGCGCCGCCTCGTCCATGACCAGAAAATCGAGCGGCGCGTCGAAGCGCACCTCGCTCCCGAAATGCCGCCGGAGGGCGCTCTCGTTCGACCGGCGCCTCGCCAGCTCCACCCGCAGCGGGGAGATGGAAGCCCCCAATCCCCGCCGCGCCAGGGCGAGAATGGAGGCAAACGTCGCATCGACGAGCATCATCGGGAGTGACTCTTCGACGTGCACCCAGTGAAAACGGATCCTCGCTTCCCCCTCCGACGTCTCGACGGAGACCTGTTCCCCACAGACGAGGAACTTGTACCGCGCGAACTTCTTGAGCGCGTCACCGAGATTGGGCGAGTGGAGCGCCGCCAGCGACGCGACATCGAATTGATGGGGCATCGCCTCGGCCCCCACTCTCAGACCCAGTTCCTGGCTGCCGCCCACCTCTTCCACCGCGCGCCAGAACGCGAAGAACTCTCGGGTTGAGAGCTTGGCCCTCGGGGGTTGAAACCGGGAAGGCACGAGTCCCGCGTGGCGCAGCAGACGCGCCACATCCACGCCCAGGGCCGCAAACCTGTCGAGCAAGACGCTCGGAACTGGAACGAGGTCCGCAGGCAATTCAGCTCCTCCCTGGCCTGACGAGCTTTGCCACCGGCGACTCAGAGAAAGGGGCCAGACCTTCGAAGTCGGTCGACAGGCTCAGGGCCTTCCACTTCGCGTCCTCTTCCGCGCGTGCCTCGGCCACGACACCGGCGAGAAAGACCGCGTCGGAGCCCAGAAGCAACCGGAGCGGCGGCTCTTTTTCCAAGGCCATCTGGAGAATGGCCTGCGCGCACTTCGTGGGATCGCCCCGCATGACGTCGGGGTTCTCTTTCCGGTACCCGACCATCGCCCCGACGGTTGCCTGATAGTCGCTCTGGATGTCACCCGTCTTCATGGAAGACCCCGCCCAATCGGTGCGCATCCCTCCGGGCTCGACGATGGTGACACGAATGCCGAAGCGGCCCACTTCTTTCGCGAGCACCTCGGAGAAGCCACCCACCGCCCACTTCGCGGATTGGTACGCTGCAAGGCCTGGGGTCGAGCCGCGTCCTCCAACAGAGGAGATCTGGATGATGTGGCCCTCGCGCTGCGCACGAAGGATGGGCAGAGCGGCCCGCGTCACGTTCACGACGCCGAAAAAGTTCGTCTCGATCTGAGCGCGGAAGTCATCCTCCGCGACGTCCTCGATCGAGTTGATGTTCGCGTATCCAGCGTTGTTGACGACAACATCCAGGCGCCCGAAAGCGGACGTCGCCATCGCTACGGCCGCGCGCGCCGCAGCAGGATCCGTCACATCGAGCCCGACGGCACGCACCCGCTCTCCGTATTGGGTGACAAGGACCTGAAGGTCTTCAGGATTGCGCGCAGTGGCCACGAGGCGGTGGCCGGCGGCGAGCACGGCCTTGGCGAGTTCACGGCCGAGACCGCGAGAGCTTCCGGTGATGAGCCAAACCTTCGACATGGGGAT encodes the following:
- a CDS encoding acetolactate synthase large subunit codes for the protein MKASDLFVKALEAEGVRCVFGLPGEENLDLLESMRASGIRLVVTRHEQAAGFMAATQGRLTGRAGVCLATLGPGATNLVTAAAYAQLGAMPMVMITGQKPIKASKQGHFQIVDVVGMMRPLTKSTRTLVAAEQIPSAVREAFRRAEEERPGATHLELPEDVARESSAAVSLAPSIHRRPVADEASIAQAVEAIASARRPLLMIGAGANRKSTWEMLRVFVDRVGMPFFSTQMGKGVVDETHPLWMGTAALSDGDFVHRAIEASDCIVNVGHDVIEKPPFVMRDSRRTVVHLNFSSAEVDPVYFPQVQVTGDIANAVWRLAEGVGQRPHWDFAPFERARAELDAQLAGGAGDDRFPLYPARLVAEVRRAMPDDGVVCLDNGMYKLWFARYYRCRRPNTLLLDNALATMGAGLPSAIAAKLVHPRRKMLAVCGDGGFMMNSQELETAVRLKLDLTVAVVRDDGYGMIRWKQGQMGLPDFGMALGNPDFVRYAEAYGAHGHRPASATEFGSTLTRCLESGGVHVIDVPIDYSDNARALGAGSEASAAHES
- a CDS encoding aldehyde dehydrogenase family protein, which translates into the protein MLAERYPYYLANRPQQPNAALAVTDKYTGETVTHVALADAGAVEQAIAAAALAAGPMRRLAPYARQEVLEHCVRRFHERAEEFALTLCIEAGKPLRDARGEVTRLIETFKAAASEAVRGGGELLNLEVSPRTAGYRGFTQRVPVGPCSFITPFNFPLNLVAHKVAPAIAAGCPFVLKPSDRTPVSALLMAEVLAETALPEGAFSVLPTRLEDVGPFIEDDRLKLLSFTGSERVGWELKARAGRKKVVLELGGNAACVVDRDQGERLDFVADRIAHGAFFQAGQSCISVQRVLAHEELYGALRERLIARARAMRPGNPREESTTLGPLIDEPAARRLEGWIERAVGRGARILAGGKRRGALLEATVLEGVPDDEPLYAEEAFGPVVLLQSFRAFDDALRAVNGGRYGLQAGLFTRDLSRAMQAWDELEVGGVVVGDVPSFRVDTMPYGGVKGSGLGREGVKYAMEDMTEPRLLVLRQE
- a CDS encoding AraC family transcriptional regulator, with the protein product MPADLVPVPSVLLDRFAALGVDVARLLRHAGLVPSRFQPPRAKLSTREFFAFWRAVEEVGGSQELGLRVGAEAMPHQFDVASLAALHSPNLGDALKKFARYKFLVCGEQVSVETSEGEARIRFHWVHVEESLPMMLVDATFASILALARRGLGASISPLRVELARRRSNESALRRHFGSEVRFDAPLDFLVMDEAALARPFVTHNADLLAVMLPGLEAQLSEHLTSRSVADDARAILSRRMCGERPSVGKLAKEMRMSQRTLQRRLGEFGTTYQSLLDDVRRDTARRLLANTELDAGEVAFLLGFEELNSFSRAFHGWEGVTPTRWRESGRQHAWRT
- a CDS encoding oxidoreductase, which encodes MSKVWLITGSSRGLGRELAKAVLAAGHRLVATARNPEDLQVLVTQYGERVRAVGLDVTDPAAARAAVAMATSAFGRLDVVVNNAGYANINSIEDVAEDDFRAQIETNFFGVVNVTRAALPILRAQREGHIIQISSVGGRGSTPGLAAYQSAKWAVGGFSEVLAKEVGRFGIRVTIVEPGGMRTDWAGSSMKTGDIQSDYQATVGAMVGYRKENPDVMRGDPTKCAQAILQMALEKEPPLRLLLGSDAVFLAGVVAEARAEEDAKWKALSLSTDFEGLAPFSESPVAKLVRPGRS